A stretch of the Nitratifractor salsuginis DSM 16511 genome encodes the following:
- a CDS encoding ROK family protein, which produces MNLAVDLGGTWLRWEIPGKDRGRVASAEVDPTGYLRRLIEEYGIEKVAISFAGQVHENHILSAPNIAEGFDPAALGIPYRIENDLKCAALAEGRYWGSESLVALYSGTGLGSAALEKGKLIRGAHNLAGEIGHVPYRKAPFRCGCGKDNCLELYASGSGIEKWAKHLHIEASLDHPEIHALYSEALLHASATELTLLNQELLVLGGGVITHRPALVEYLKERLPDYAPSFALEGCRIELTRLENASLEGAKILLERFV; this is translated from the coding sequence ATGAACCTAGCCGTTGACCTGGGCGGGACCTGGCTACGCTGGGAGATCCCCGGTAAAGACCGGGGACGTGTCGCCAGTGCAGAAGTCGATCCGACCGGCTATCTGAGGCGATTGATCGAAGAATACGGGATCGAAAAGGTCGCCATCTCCTTCGCCGGACAGGTGCACGAGAACCACATCCTCTCAGCCCCCAATATCGCCGAGGGTTTCGATCCCGCCGCTCTGGGGATCCCCTACCGCATCGAGAACGACCTCAAATGCGCCGCCCTGGCGGAGGGGCGCTATTGGGGGAGCGAAAGCCTCGTCGCCCTCTACTCCGGCACGGGGCTGGGGAGCGCCGCCCTGGAAAAAGGAAAGCTCATCCGCGGAGCGCACAACCTGGCCGGGGAGATCGGCCATGTCCCCTACCGCAAAGCCCCTTTTCGCTGCGGCTGCGGCAAGGACAATTGCCTGGAGCTCTACGCCTCGGGCAGCGGGATCGAGAAATGGGCGAAACATCTTCACATTGAAGCCTCTCTAGACCATCCCGAGATCCATGCCCTCTACAGCGAAGCCCTGCTCCACGCCTCGGCCACGGAGCTGACCCTTTTGAACCAAGAACTGCTGGTTCTGGGCGGCGGGGTGATCACCCACCGGCCCGCTTTGGTAGAATATCTGAAAGAACGTTTGCCCGACTATGCACCCTCCTTCGCTCTGGAGGGATGCCGCATCGAGCTTACCCGGCTCGAGAACGCCTCCCTGGAGGGGGCCAAGATCCTACTTGAAAGGTTTGTATGA